From the Coleofasciculaceae cyanobacterium genome, one window contains:
- a CDS encoding helix-turn-helix domain-containing protein — MNRTPPFGLEAVCFSTSYRVAKQRATILRLNSRGWTVKAIASYLECAASTVRGAIHRWESNGLVGLWEARGRGRKATWNSEDWQAMTGWLSQERNYSARQLSQKLARERQVKLGAEQVRRILLKKNGVGKD, encoded by the coding sequence ATAAACCGCACTCCGCCCTTCGGTCTCGAAGCGGTATGCTTTAGCACTAGCTATCGCGTCGCAAAACAAAGAGCAACTATATTACGTCTTAATAGTAGAGGATGGACAGTTAAAGCGATCGCTAGTTATTTAGAATGTGCTGCATCAACGGTAAGAGGAGCAATTCATCGTTGGGAATCAAATGGGCTAGTAGGTTTATGGGAAGCTCGGGGCAGAGGAAGAAAAGCAACATGGAACAGTGAGGACTGGCAAGCGATGACAGGCTGGTTATCGCAAGAGCGAAATTATAGTGCTAGACAATTAAGTCAAAAATTAGCCAGAGAGCGGCAAGTCAAATTAGGAGCAGAGCAAGTAAGGCGTATATTGCTTAAAAAAAATGGCGTTGGAAAAGATTAA
- a CDS encoding condensation domain-containing protein: MKWEIQTLDIMIAPEVTTKLETIAPNYQTTTVTILLACWQILVWRLTEESSIVIGMNCDRREYEEMHPIMGLLASSMPIKSDLTWDLTFTEVLAALEQTLESVQEWQDYFVPESIANDNLIFPIGFEFQELPTPRDAVDVTFSWLQQSSSIEKYSNTGLG; this comes from the coding sequence GTGAAATGGGAGATTCAAACTTTAGATATAATGATCGCCCCAGAGGTAACGACGAAACTAGAAACTATCGCCCCAAACTACCAAACCACTACAGTCACAATTCTATTAGCCTGTTGGCAAATACTTGTCTGGCGACTGACAGAAGAATCTAGCATCGTTATTGGCATGAATTGCGATCGCCGAGAATACGAAGAAATGCACCCAATTATGGGATTGCTAGCTAGCTCGATGCCCATCAAGAGCGATTTAACTTGGGATCTAACTTTTACTGAAGTTTTAGCAGCCCTCGAACAAACTTTAGAATCAGTTCAAGAATGGCAAGATTATTTTGTCCCAGAATCTATAGCTAATGATAATTTAATCTTTCCTATTGGGTTTGAGTTTCAAGAATTGCCTACTCCAAGAGATGCGGTCGATGTTACTTTTTCTTGGTTACAACAATCTAGCTCTATTGAAAAATATAGCAATACGGGGCTAGGTTAG